The Methanococcoides methylutens MM1 genome has a window encoding:
- a CDS encoding winged helix-turn-helix domain-containing protein: protein MKGYELFTELASENRLSILHALKEGELKFTRIADEIDMTSPEASRQLNRLLAVNLIRKDADGHYSLTPFGELVVSCIPNIEAIAKNSDFFLKHDTSPIPPHLLHRMDDLSKGEIIRGVFVLVNKMTSLFDEIKEDSYYLSDDFPRFYLPAIEKKLEEGVKFRAIYPKALLDELWPEIKPEIRNRIEFRMLDEIRLVVNITDSFSLIAFPGFDGKIDRDLAIIGHDEDFRRWCSEVFNHYWEKALPYYGTKTKK from the coding sequence ATGAAAGGTTACGAACTCTTCACGGAACTGGCATCTGAGAACCGGCTTTCAATATTGCATGCCCTTAAAGAAGGAGAGCTGAAGTTCACAAGGATAGCAGACGAGATCGATATGACATCTCCTGAAGCTTCAAGGCAGTTGAACAGGCTGCTTGCAGTAAACCTGATACGCAAGGACGCCGACGGTCACTATTCACTCACGCCTTTTGGAGAGCTCGTGGTCTCATGCATACCCAATATTGAGGCCATTGCAAAGAATTCTGATTTTTTCCTGAAACATGATACTTCACCTATCCCACCCCACCTGCTACATAGGATGGATGACCTGTCAAAAGGTGAAATTATCAGGGGAGTCTTCGTTCTGGTAAACAAGATGACATCCCTTTTTGATGAGATAAAGGAAGATTCATATTACCTTTCTGACGACTTCCCACGTTTCTACCTTCCTGCAATAGAAAAGAAACTGGAAGAGGGAGTGAAATTCAGGGCAATATACCCGAAAGCTCTTCTGGATGAGCTCTGGCCTGAGATAAAGCCCGAAATAAGGAACAGGATAGAATTCCGAATGCTGGATGAGATCAGACTGGTAGTGAACATCACTGACAGTTTCAGCCTGATAGCTTTTCCGGGCTTTGACGGGAAGATAGACAGAGATCTTGCCATAATTGGCCATGATGAAGATTTCCGTAGATGGTGCAGCGAAGTTTTTAATCACTACTGGGAAAAGGCACTTCCATATTATGGGACCAAAACAAAGAAGTGA
- a CDS encoding 4Fe-4S binding protein has protein sequence MKPMQNAINKEQLKKDGFLPQRQNHLFSMRVGITGGYVEAAQLRALADAAEKYGDGHVHITSRQGIEVPFVDLENVEAVKAEMKNADVRPGVAGRRVRAVVACQGNRVCNHGLIDSQGIAEKIDSEHFGADVPYKFKIAITGCPAACLKPQENDLGIMGAVHPEWKKDACTGCGVCVKRCKADAITLEEGKVHTDTDNCILCGECILACPKDAIVPSKTGYTIFAGGKVGRFPRDGTRVAEVATEKEVYDIVNRTIEYYRENGGKDERLGDVMDRMGSEKFRDAVLK, from the coding sequence ATGAAGCCTATGCAAAATGCGATTAATAAGGAACAATTAAAGAAAGATGGATTTCTACCACAGAGACAGAATCACTTGTTTTCAATGCGTGTTGGAATCACCGGCGGCTATGTGGAAGCTGCACAGCTAAGAGCCCTTGCAGATGCTGCTGAGAAGTACGGAGATGGACATGTACATATCACCTCCAGACAGGGTATCGAAGTTCCTTTTGTTGATCTTGAGAACGTGGAAGCTGTAAAAGCAGAGATGAAAAACGCAGATGTCCGCCCGGGTGTTGCCGGAAGAAGGGTAAGGGCTGTCGTCGCATGCCAGGGCAACCGGGTGTGTAACCATGGATTGATAGACTCCCAGGGAATTGCTGAAAAGATCGACAGCGAACATTTCGGAGCAGATGTTCCGTACAAGTTCAAGATCGCGATCACAGGATGTCCTGCAGCGTGCCTGAAACCACAGGAGAACGACCTGGGGATCATGGGAGCCGTTCATCCTGAATGGAAAAAGGATGCATGCACAGGATGTGGAGTGTGTGTAAAGCGCTGCAAAGCAGATGCCATAACTCTGGAAGAGGGAAAGGTACATACCGACACGGACAACTGCATACTCTGCGGAGAATGTATCCTCGCCTGCCCAAAGGATGCGATAGTACCTTCAAAAACAGGATATACCATATTTGCAGGCGGGAAAGTGGGCAGGTTCCCACGCGATGGAACCAGGGTAGCAGAAGTTGCCACTGAAAAAGAAGTTTATGACATCGTTAACAGGACGATAGAATATTACCGCGAGAATGGTGGAAAGGACGAGAGACTTGGGGATGTCATGGACAGGATGGGAAGCGAAAAATTCAGAGATGCTGTTCTGAAGTAA